The window ACCAGATTGAATATTCGGCCAAAACCACCTTTGATTTGGGGGTTGCCTATACCTGGAAAGATTGGAAGTTCTGGGTCCTGGGTAAAAATATTTTTGATGAAGATCTTGAATATGTATCCAACTCATCCGGAAAGCTGGATTCTGATGGTGATCCCGATAACGCCTACTATGTTCAAAACGGTGCATATGTTGAAGCAGGGATCAGTTATCACTTCTGAGTAATTGGTGTTTGGACGAAAAGCCACCCAGCTGCGCCTTGCATTTGTGCAATTTTTCGTTCAAACACAGGGGGGGGGGCTATGCTCAAGCAATTATGGATAAATGGAATCCTTGGGGCATTCCTGGTATTCGGCATCAAAATCGGGGTGGGACTGGGGGCACGGATCAACCATCCGAACATTCCTGCGTCAAGAAAATGGATATTTGCGGGTGGCACTATTTTGGTATATCTGCTTTTGTTTTTTGGCATGTATACCCTGGTCACAGGTTACAACCTGTTTGACTATCTGGATCGTATCTCCAAAGCCGTTCAATACGGTATGACCGTTCATTTTGTACTGGCGTTGGGCTTGTTTGCCTGGGGCGTGGTTCTGCTTGTATCACAGCAAGGTCCTGGGCATGCCTCGTTAGCCCCAGGGCTTTTACTGGTGCTTCCCTGTCCGGTTTGTGCCACAGTGATCCTGCTCAACCTGTCTTTGGGGTTTTCTATTTTTCCCATGGCTCCGGCCATCACCAGCCTGGTTCTGTTTGCATGCTTTACGGCATGTATCCTTTTGACTTTGGTCCTGATCACTCTGTTTCAAAACCACATCACTTCTATGGACGATTTTTTGGGCCTTTCCATGATGCTGATCGCGCTCTATTTTGTACTAACCGTTCTCATTGCCCCCAGTTATCCTGAAATCAAGGCAGCCTATCAAATGGCTAAGTCCAATAATCCTGTGGGGCAGATTGCGACACCCCCATTCTTGATACTGGCCGGCAGTGCCGTTGTTCTTGGCATATCAGGATTTTACCGGTCCTATTTTCACAAGGCATAACACCCATGGATATTTTTGCTGTATTTCAAACTATTTTGTACACAATCTCAACGGCATTGCTGATGCCGGTTGTGGCCTTGCTGATTCTTCTGTGTTTGTGGCTGTTTATCTATACCGGCGGTTTTTTCGGTGAATGGATCAAGCGCAGGCAAAAACGATCAAAAAGGCCCCTGTCCGCATTTCTGGAAGAGATCAACCGGTCAGGGACGTTGCCTGAAGAAGTTCAATCCATGCTGCCTGGCCATATAACGGCATATGCCCGGGATCTGGAAAATATTTTAAAACAACCGGGCATTCTGAAAGCTGAAAAAATTGAAGATCTGAACCAGAAAAAACAACACACACTTTTAAAAAGTGTGGATAAAATTCGTATTGTTGTACGTACCGGGCCCAGCTTGGGCTTGATGGGCACCCTGATCCCCATGGGCACAGGGCTTTCCGGCCTGACCCAGGGCAATATGGCCCAGCTCTCCTCCAGCCTGATTTTGGCATTTACCACCACGGTGGTA is drawn from uncultured Desulfobacter sp. and contains these coding sequences:
- a CDS encoding DUF2162 domain-containing protein, with the translated sequence MLKQLWINGILGAFLVFGIKIGVGLGARINHPNIPASRKWIFAGGTILVYLLLFFGMYTLVTGYNLFDYLDRISKAVQYGMTVHFVLALGLFAWGVVLLVSQQGPGHASLAPGLLLVLPCPVCATVILLNLSLGFSIFPMAPAITSLVLFACFTACILLTLVLITLFQNHITSMDDFLGLSMMLIALYFVLTVLIAPSYPEIKAAYQMAKSNNPVGQIATPPFLILAGSAVVLGISGFYRSYFHKA
- a CDS encoding MotA/TolQ/ExbB proton channel family protein — its product is MDIFAVFQTILYTISTALLMPVVALLILLCLWLFIYTGGFFGEWIKRRQKRSKRPLSAFLEEINRSGTLPEEVQSMLPGHITAYARDLENILKQPGILKAEKIEDLNQKKQHTLLKSVDKIRIVVRTGPSLGLMGTLIPMGTGLSGLTQGNMAQLSSSLILAFTTTVVGIALGISSYFFTVVKEQWMLEDMRRINLITEAMAKGLSKESAPTDTP